The DNA segment AATAATAATTACAGAAATAGTGGTTTTTTCTCAGGAAGCAGTATCACAAATGCGCTTTTATGGTACACACTATTTAATTCAACAGCTTCTCGTAATCATATTCATGCTAGTGATAAACAAAAAGAATTGGTAGATAATGTTAAAGATAGTAAGGTACCTGTTTATATGCTTGAAATAAAAACTAAAGATGGCGAAATAAAACACGTTACCGTTACTAAAGAACAGTATGATGAAGTGAAAGAAGGCGATAATATCTCTCTTAAAGATGGAAACTTAGAAATTAAAAATTAAAGGAGCTAATTAATTAGCTCCTTTAATTTTTGTAGTATCTTTCTCTCAACATTTGCGCTGCTGCAACCATATTTTTCAATTTTTTTTGGATAATCGGGTACGGATTTAACGGTCGCTTAGCGAATGTTGCAAAACCACAATCAGGATTTAACCAAATTTTTTCAGGTGGAAGAAACTGTAAAACTTCCTCTACCCTTTCAACTATTTCTTCAACAGATTCAATTCGTTCACTTCGCGGGTTAATACAACCAAACCCTAGAATTATCTTGGTATCTAAGAAGTTATTAAAGAATAGTTTTTCTATTTCTCCTGCTCGCGGTGTTGAAAATTCTAGTGCTAACATATCTACATCTAGCGAATCAAAAAACTTACCTAATTTATCATATGCACCATGTAATAAAACACTCTCATCTGTAGTCCAATTCCCTCGACATACATGCATTGCACTGGTGACACCTTCATACTTTCTAATTTCTGCAAGTACAGGCGTCAGCAATGATTTTGCAAATTTTAACTCTTTGTCAACCTTGACTTTTTCTGATAAGGCCCCTCAGTAAAAAGAGTTATCTGCTTTTTCATTAGTAAATACTACCTCTGATAAAATAGGTTCATCAATTTGAATTATTTTAGCTCCACTTTCTACCAATTCACGTATTTCATTACATAAAAGTTCTACAACATCTTCTCCCAATTCACGACGCCCATCATAAACTTTTCCTGTTACTTCTTTTAACCACATTGAACGTGTTAATAAATATGGGCTTGGCAAGGTGCATTTTATATCACCATCTACTAATTCTTTTAAGATACCAAATTCAAAATCATTAAGTCTCTTTTTTGTATCAAGTTTTGAAAAACATATAGGGCTATTCATCGTATCGTCTGCAGCATCCATTTCTTCTAAACTCTTGCTAAAATTATCAGTATTATTAGTTAACGACATTACTTCTTCCATATTAAGTAATTTTATACCATCAACGACTTCAGCCACATAACTCATATAATTATCTCTATTTAACTCACCGCTTACTATTACATCAATTCCACATTCTTTTTGTAATTCAACTACTCTGCGAGTTTCTTCCAATAATTTTTCTTTATACGCTTTTTCATACTTCGAACTATTATTACTACTTTCTTTTAATAATAGTAGTTCTTTAGTTCTTGGAAGACTACCTATTAAAGTTGTTGTAAAAGGTTTAAATTTCGTCATATATACCTCCTAATTAAAAATAAAAGGCTAGCAATATATTGTTATCACCTTTCCGTTAATCTCTCGTGATTCATTCATTATATCAACTAGCCTTATAACATTATTATGGTTCAACTACTAGATCACTATTAGTCATTATATCTATAACTTCTGACATTGTTGTAGTTCCACCTACTTTAAGGTAATCATCTAAATCATAATAATCTAGACATATTCCACATGAAAGAATTTTAACACCTCGTTTTTCTAATTCTAGTAAATCTTCTAGTGATTCAGATCCTTTAGTAGTTAATTTTACTCCCTCACCATAAAAAACAATATGTTGTGGTAAATGTTCTTTTTGAGAAAGAACATGAATGAACCCTTTCATTAAATTATCTATTAATTCTTGTTCTCCACTTCCCATTCCTGTTGTTTTTATTACAACGTCATATTTTAAAGCCATAATAACGCCTCCTTTTATAAATTGTTTAATTATATTTTTAGATTAATATCTATAAATATTATAACATAAGCATTATAACCTTATCAAGGACTTTATAAATCAATATATTTTATTATATTTTAGAATATAATAAATATAATAAAATACTATACTTACATTTCCTTATTTATAGGTAAATAGATATATAATATAAAATTATATTTTTTCAATAAAAAAAGAAACTCTATATTATAAAGTTTCTTTTTTTATTGAATTTATTCTTCTGCATATTTAGCTTTGCGTGCTGCTTTTTCACGCACCGCTTTATCTAATTCTTTTTTACGTAATCTTATTGATTCAGGGGTTACTTCTAAATACTCATCATCACTCAAGTACTCTAAACTTTCTTCTAATGTCATAATACGTGCTTTTTTAAGAGTTACTGTTTGATCTTTTGTAGAAGAACGAACGTTTGTTTGAGCTTTTGCTTTCGTAATATTTACCGTTAAATCATTTTCACGACTATTTTCTCCTACAATCATACCTCCGTAAACCTCTGTACCTGGTTCAATAAACACTGTACCACGATCCTCTAAACTAGAAATTGAATAAGCTGTCGCTTGACCATTTTCTAATGCAACTAATACGCCATTTCTACGTCCACCAACTTTACCTTTTTGCATAGGTTGGTAAGAATCAAATGTATGATTAATAATTCCATATCCTTTTGTCATAGACATAAATTCTGTGCTATATCCGATAAGACCACGCGCTGGTACATTAAAGATAAGACGTGTTTGTCCATTTCCATCAGCTTGCATATCTACCATGTCACCTTTACGTTGTCCTAGAGATTCAATTACAGCTCCTACACTTTCGTCTGGTACATCTACTTGAACACGTTCAACTGGTTCACAATCTACTCCGTCAATATTACGGATAATTACTTCTGGTTTAGATACTTGAAGTTCATAACCTTCACGACGTAAATTCTCAATTAAAATAGATAAGTGCAGCTCACCACGTCCACTTACAACCCAAGAATCACTACTATTTGATTCAACTCGAAGAGATACATCAGTTTCTAGTTGTTGCATTAATCTATCTTCTAATTTTCTTGCCGTAACAAATTTCCCTTCTTTTCCTGCAAATGGTGAATTATTTACTAAGAACGTCATTTGTAAAGTTGGTTCATCAATGTGAAGTACAGGAAGTGCTTCTTGGTGCTCAGTAGGACAAACCGTTTCACCAACGTTAATATCATCCATACCACTTACAGCAACAATATCTCCCGCATGGGCTTCTTGAATTTCATCACGTTTAAGCCCAAAATAACCAAAAATCTTTGTTACACGGAAATTTTTAACAGTTCCATCTAATTTCATTAGAGAAACAGATTCTCCAACTTTCATACTTCCTCTAAATACACGACCAATACCAATACGTCCAACATAGTCATTGTAATCTAATAACGCTACTTGGAATTGAAGTGGTTCATCACGATTGTCGACTGGTGCCGGTACGTAATCAATAATAGTATCATATAAGCATTGCATGTTCTCATCTTGTAGATTTGGATCACTTTCTAAAGATGCTGTTCCGTTAATTGCTGAGGCATAGACAACAGGGAATTCAAGTTGGTCATCATTAGCACCTAATTCGATAAATAAATCAATAACTTCATCAACTACTTCTTCAGGTCTTGCAGAATCTTTATCAATTTTGTTAACAACAACGATAGGTTTTAAATTCTGTTCAAGAGCTTTTTTAAGTACAAAACGAGTTTGTGGCATAGTTCCTTCATAAGCATCTACTACTAAAAGAACACCATCAACCATTTTCATAATACGCTCAACTTCTCCACCAAAGTCGGCATGTCCTGGTGTGTCTAGAATATTAATTCTTTTTCCTTTATAATCAATCGCAGTATTTTTTGCTAAAATAGTAATACCACGTTCTCTTTCTATATCATTAGAATCCATTGCTCTTTCTTCTACATGTTCATTAGAACGAAAAATACCTGATTGTTTCAGTAGTTCATCAACTAATGTTGTTTTACCATGGTCAACGTGAGCAATAATAGCTATATTTCTAACATCATCTCTTAATTTTACTGACATTTTTTTCTCCTTAAGTAATTAACTTATAAAATAAATTATATAATATATTTTCACTATAATAATTATATATCAAAATAATTAATCTAACTTACCAATAATACCACTATTTTTTTCTCTTGTAAATAAATATACTAGTAATTTCTAATATTTTTTATAAAACTTTTATTAAATTTAAAGATTAAAACCAAAAAAAGAAGATTGAGAAAATCTCAATCTTCTTTAATTAATTCACTATTTTATTTTATGGGTGATGAGGAATCATCCATCCAAGTATTCCACTAGCTTGCAGGTAAACTATAATACACACTACAATTAGTAAGATAAAGCTGTGTTTAACTGTAAATTTAAGTAAATCAGACTCTTTACCTACTAATCCAACCGCTGCAGCTGCAACTGCGATAGATTGTGGAGAAATCATCTTACCTACAACCCCTCCAGATGCGTTAGCTGATACTGCAACTAATGGATCCATACCAACTTGGCTAGCTGTAACTTGTTGAAGTTTACCGAATAGTAAGTTAGCTGATGTATCTGAACCTGTGATGAATACTCCGATCCATCCAAGAGCTGGTGATAAGATCTTGAATGCTGCACCTGTAGCTGCTAGAGCGTATCCCAGAGTATTTGACATACCAGAAGCGTTCATGATATATGCAAATCCAACTACGAAACAGATTGTTAATAATGCAAGTTTAACTTCTGAGAATGTTTCAACAAAAGTTTTGAATGTTTCTTTCCAGCTAAGTTTAATAATAAACTTAGATATTAATGCTGCAACAAGAATACCTGTTCCGATAGAACCGATAAGATCTAATTTAAATACAGCTGCAATTTCTTTATGAGAAATAGAATTCACTATATTGTTGTGGATAAGTGGAACTTTTGGATTAAGAGCAATCGTTTTAAAGAATGCTTTAACTGGTTTTAACGTCCAAACAAAGATAATTATTGTTAATACCACGAATGGAGACCATGCTACCATAATCTCATTTAATGAGTGTTTAGGTGCTGCATTTTCTTTATTAGCACTTTCTTCTTCACCTTCAAATCTCCAAGTTGTTTTTGGTTTCCAGTATTGTAATAAAATTACTGTTGCGATTAATGAAACTAATGAAGAAAGAATGTCTGGTAATTGTTCTCCCATATAGTTAGAACTTATGAATTGTGCAATTGCGAATGATCCACCTGATACTAATAGTGCAGGCCAGATTTCCATAGTTTTTTTGAATCCAGCCATCATAAGCACTAAGTAGAATGGGATGAATATAGAAATCAACGGTAATTGACGTCCAATCATAGCTGCGATTTCAACTGCTGCAATAGGTGTTCCATTAGCATAAGTAGTTAATCCATCTAAAGCTGTTACCGGTGCCCCAACTGCTCCAAAAGCAACTGGTGCAGTGTTAGCTACCATACAGATACCTGCTGCATATAACGGTTTAAATCCTAACCCTACTAAAAGTGCTGCTGTGATAGCAACTGGTGCCCCAAATCCTGCAGCTCCTTCTAAGAATGCTCCGAATGAGAAGGCAATGATTAACGCTTGAATACGTCTGTCATCAGTTAATGATGTAATACTATCACGAATAATCGCAAAGTGACCACTTTTAACTGTCATTTTATATAAGAACACAGATGTTAAGATAATCCAAGAGATTGGAAGTATCCCGTAAACCATACCATGAAGAGTTGACATTGCTGCAAATTGGAATGGCATTTTGAAGAATACACAAGCTACTATAATTGCAACTATTAGTGTAAGCATTCCTGTTAGCCAACCTTTTACTTTAAAACCTGCTAGCGTTACAAGATAGAACACTATAGGTATTAATGCAACAAGTGCAGAAATATAAAGATTATCAGCCACTGGCTGTAATAATTGAGTGAATTTTTCCATAAATACACTTCTCCTTTTATAAATATATTTTGTTTATATAAAAACATTATTTAATATCAAAAAAACTTTCTATATTAATATTATTTTAAAAATATTATCATACTTTATTTTATTTAGACTTATTATAAATACTTAATTAAATTTAAAGTACAGTTATATAACAATGTTGGAACTGTAATATATCAATCACTGTATTTTACAGTCACATGTTATATTAGCATATTTTTTTGTGATATTTATTTAATGCTTTTTCAACTTACATTTAATATTGTAGCACGCTTTCATAAAAATGTAAAGCGTTTTTTTAGTTGTTTTATCAATATTCTTTGCAAATGCTTTTGTAGCAAAGAAAAAGATATATATTTTTTGAAATACATTCATTATTTTCAATATAACAGATTTTCATATTCTATATTTATTTTTGATATATTAGATAATAGTATTATATTTTTTTAAAATAAGTATAATCAATATAATAAAAAAATACATCTTTTTAATGAATCAAAGATGTATTTTCCTAAAATTATAAAATAATAAGTTGTTTTTTAATATCGTTGTTTGTCTTTTAATACCCTATTTATTTCTTTTGTAGCTTCTTTTTGTTTCAAGACATGACGTTTATCATAATTCTTTTTACCTTTTGCTACACCTATTAGTAATTTAGCATAACCATTTTTTATATACAACTTTAGTGGAATTATACTAATTCCTACTTCATTTTGTGCATTGGTCAAAACTGCTATTTGTTTTTTCTTTAATAGTAATTTTCTAACACGTAGTGGCTCATGATTAAATCTGTTCCCCTCTTCAAAATGTGATATATGCATATTATAAACAAACATTTCTCCACGTCTTGATTGGCAATATGAATCTTTTAGATTTATTCTACCACGACGTATAGATTTTATTTCTGTACCAGTTAAAACTAATCCAGCCTCATATGTGTCTTCTATAAAATAATCATGGTTAGCTTTCTTATTTTGAGCTATTACTTTTATCTCTTTATTCATAGACTTCATCCTCTATTTTTTCTTTATCAATGATTTATGTTTTAGTATTTTAAAATCAATCTCTTGATTTTCTAAATCAACATTAGCAACCTTTACGATTACCTCATCTCCCAAACGATAAATCTTTTTGTTTCGACGTCCTATTAAGATCATATTTTTTTGATCGTAAGTATAATAATCATCATTCATTGTCTTAATATGAACTAAACCTTCTATCCCTTTACTCTCCAGTGTTATAAAGATTCCAAAGTTTGTTACACTTGAAACCATCCCTCTAAAACTTTGTTCTTGGTATTTCAACATATACTCACACTTTTTCATTTTATCAACTTCGCGCTCACAGTCAACAGCACGTTTTTCATATTCAGATGAACTCTCTGCTAACTCTGGAAGTTTACAAGCGTAATGCTCCAGTGTTTTTTCACTTACATCTCCTTCAAATAAGTATTTTCTAATCATCCTATGAACCAATAAATCTGGATATCTTCTTATTGGTGATGTGAAATGAGTATAGTATTTAGTAGATAAGGCGAAATGTCCAATATTAGACGTTGAATAGCGAGCTTGATTCATCGTTCTAAGAAGGATTGTTGATAACATAGGCTCAACTACCTCTCCCTTAAATTTTTTAAGCATATTAGCTAAAATATAAGGAGATATTTCATCTACCTTCCCTTTTGTTCTATATCCCAAACTAGCTGATATATCAAAAAACTGGCGTAGTTTTTCTATTTTCGGCTCTTCATGAATACGATAGATAAATGGTACTTGCATCCAGTAAAAATGTTCTCCTATTATTTCATTCGCACTTAGCATAAAGTCTTCTATTAGTCTTTCCGATATCCCTCTTTCTCTTAGAACTATATCTAAAGCATCTCCATTTGAATCAACAATAATTTTTGACTCTTCCTTATCAAAATCAATCGCACCTCTTTTTTCACGATTGGTCCGAATTTTTTTCGACAACTCTAATGCTGTCTTTAACATAGACAAATATGGTTTATATTCTTCTACTGTCTCAGCAACATTTTCATAAACTTCATTAACTTTCTTATACGTTAAACGTCCTTTTGATTTTATTATAGCTGGATATATATCATAACTTTCTGGGAAGCCTTTTTCTGAAAAATCAATATCACAACAAATAGTATATCGCAATACATCTGGATTTAATGAACATATATTATTAGATAGTTTCCTTGGTAACATAGGCACAACTCTATCAGCCAAGTATACACTACATCCCCTATTTGCAGCTTCCTTATCTAATGGACTATCTTCTGTTACATAGCGACTAACATCTGCTATAAAAACTTTTAATCTATAGCCTTTCTTTGTTTTCACAACAGAAACAGCATCATCTAAATCTTTTGCATCATCTCCATCTATTGTAACTATCATTTCTTTTGTACAATCACGATAGCTATCATCCATTGTTATTTCATCGCTTATAGCATTTGTTTGTTCTTCTACTTCTTTCGGAAATTCATTAGGAACACCGTGCTTATATATTACTGATAGTATATCCATTCCAGGGTCATCCTTATGCCCCAATGTTTTTATTATTATTCCTTTATGATCTTCAAAACTCACTTTAGAATAATCTGTTATCTCAACTAATACTTTAGTTCCATCAACTAAATTAAAATTTTTAGAATTAATTATTTTAATATACTTCTCTATATTTTTATCATCACTCTTTACAAAAGAGAAAAATTTAGCATTGGTTAACGTTCCAACAGTATACTTAGTATTTCTTTCTAATATCTTTTGGACTATACCTTCTAAATTGCGCTCATCCTTATATACACTATCAATTTTTACAAATACTTTATCACCAGTCATAGCACTTTGAGTAAAGCCTTTAGGGATATAAACTTCTATTCCTAAACTTTCTACATAAACGAATGCAAAACCTTTTTGATGCAATCTAATTATTCCCTCTAAACCTAATTGTTCTTTAACATAAAGAAATTTTTCATTAGGTAGTTGTACTATAGTCGATTTTTGTTCTAATTTTTCTACATGCTTAATTAATTCAACAAAATCTTTTGCCGATTCTATATTTAACTTCTCTTTTAAATCTTCAATACTTAATACTTTATGTTCTTTGAATAAACTTAAGATAATTTCTGACATATAACCCTCCTTTGTCCTAAATTTATCACTATAAAAATAAACCTAAAATGAGTTCACATTTTAGGTTTATCATTTTCAGTCTATAATTTTAACCAAGTAAGACACACTAGCGAAATAACAAATATTACTGCTAACACAATTGTAATTCGTTGTAAAACTAATTCTGCTCCTCTTACTTTTTGTTTCCCAAACAATTCTTCTGCTCCACCAGTTAATCCCGATAGACCACCAGACTTACTTTCTTGTAATAAAACTACTATAATTATAAGTATACTACTTATCATTGCTGTTGCCATTAAAAAAGTGTGCATACTCTCCTCCTAAAATCTAATTCATTTATTATAATATCGCATTTTATCATAACATATTTTATGACAAAAAGCAAATTTATTAAACAATCTTGGTGAAGATAATTCTTCCTGATGAAGTTTGAAGAACACTTTGAACTTCTACTTCTATATTTTTTCCTACATAGCGTTTACCATTCTCTACGACTATCATAGTTCCATCTTCTGTATAAGCAACACCTTGGTTATTTTCCTTACCTTCTCTTAGAACTTGGACTTTTAAGCGTTCACCTGTTGTTAGAATAGGCTTTACCGCATTACTTAAGTCATTAACATTAAGTACCTTAATCGATTGTAATGTTGCAAGTTTATTTAAATTATAATCTGTTGTTATTATAGCACATTTATATTTTAATGCATAATCTATTAATAGATTATCTACACCTTTATGTTCGCTATATTTATAGTGATTATCTATTTCCAAATCTATTTCTTTCATCTTTTGGAGATCCTCTACACAGTCAAGCCCTAGTCTTCCCTTAGCTCGCTTTAGCGGATCTTCTGAATCGGAAATAAGTTGCAATTCTTTTAACACAAAATCAGGAACTATTATTTTCCCTTCTAAAAATCCTGTTTTAGCAACATCGTGAATACGCGAATCTATAAGTGCACTAGTATCAATTACCTTTGCCATAACTTCTTGAAGCTTTTTAGATTTTTGTTTAGCTTCTTTATCCTTATTTCTATTACTAAATCGAAATGCATCAAAAATACTTATAAATTCTCCACCTCGACGATAACCTAAAATTAAACCAAGGTAGCCAAAAACAATATAAATAACTGAAGAAATTATTCTTCCCATTATACCAGCCCCTGCTATTACATCAACAGCTGCAGATAATAATGCAGCTACTAATAACCCGAGTATTAATCCTATCGTAGTAAAGACAATTTTTTGAATAGGAGTTTTTGATAAACGATCTTCTATTCTTTTCATAGTTGTTACAAATTTATCTGAAAATAATAAAGACATTAAAACGAAAACTACAGTAGTTCCTATTGTAACAACTAGTCTTAAAGTCGTTTCATTCATTGTTGGAAAAACATTATAATTTAATAGAATTCCTGTTGATAAAGTTCCTATAGTTATTCCTAAAAATAATGAAACTACTATTAATACTTTTTTTAACATAAAATCACTCCTTTTTTTATTTTTATAACAAATCTTTTAAATTAAGCATCTAAATAATATAATTAGTAAAAATATAGGATACTAAATAATTTACTACTTAATAAAAAACTTACTATATTTCTATTCTACTACAACTTCTTTAAAATTAATATAATTTTTATAAAAAAATTAAAAATATTTTTTAAGTAAAATATCTTTAATCAGCCCTTGAAAATTAATATAAGAAATTTATAGAAGAATAAGTTGAAATTCTACAACAAAATTTCAACTTATCTCTTTTTAAAATATACTTCCGAATGCTATATCTAAACATTCTCTAATATCTTTTACTGGTATAATTTCTATTCCAGGAGGAAATTCAGCATTCTTCATATTCCCAGCCGGAACAATCGCGCGTTTAAAGCCATGTTTTTTTGCTTCACTTATCCTTTGTTCAATACGGCTAACACGTCGAACTTCTCCAGTTAAGCCTACTTCTCCAATAAAACAATCATTCATATCGACTGCTATATCTTTAAAACTTGAAGCAACAGCAACAACTACACCAAGGTCTACCGCGGGATCATCTATTCTAACACCACCAGATACCTTTACATAAACATCTTGTTGTTGCAACAAATATCCTACTTTTTTCTCAAGAACAGCCATAAGTAAAATCAACTTATTGTATTCTAGACCTGATGATACACGACGAGGATTATTAAAAGCTGTTGGAGTTGTTAAAGATTGGATTTCTACCAATAATGCTCTACTACCTTCCATTGTACTTATTATAGTAGCACCAGCTAAATTTTTACTTCTTTCCTCTAGGAACATCTGTGAAGGATTAGCTAAGTCTTCTAATCCACTAGATTTCATTTCAAAAATTCCTATTTCATTAGTAGATCCAAAACGATTTTTCACCGCTCGAAGCATCCGATAACTATGTTGGCCTTCTCCTTCAAAGTATAGAACTGTATCAACCATATGTTCAAGCATACGAGGCCCCGCTATTGTTCCTTCTTTAGTTACATGTCCCACAATGAATATGGCAATATTTAAACTCTTTGCAATCTTCATAAGTTGTTGAGTACATTCACGAACTTGAGTAATACTTCCTGGTGAATTTTCTAAATTTGGATTATATATAGTTTGTATTGAGTCTATTACTAAGAATTTAGGTTTAACTTTTTTTACTACCTCATATATCAAGTTTAAATCTGTCTGTGCATATACATAAAGTTCATCTGTATTATTTTTCAACCTATCTGCTCGGATTTTGACTTGTCTTACTGATTCTTCCCCAGTAACATAAAGAACATCATGTTCTTTCGCTAAATATGCTGATATTTGTAATAATAGCGTTGATTTACCAATCCCTGGATCTCCTCCTAAAAGAACTAGTGAACCTCCAACGACCCCACCACCAAGAACTCTATTTAGTTCTTGACTATCTGTTAGAGTTCTCGGAACATCTTGAGTAGACACTGATTTTAGTTTTCCGGCCTCTAAACGTTCTGTATCACTACTTGTTGGAATAAATGCGGTATGTTTTGTCTTTTTTTGTGGAGTTTCTACCACTTCTTCCATTGATGCCCATTTTTTACAACTTGGGCATCTCCCCATATATTTTAAACTTTGATAACCGCAGGCATTGCACTCATATTTCACATTTACTTTTGCCATAATTACCTCTTAGTCTTTTTAACCACAAATTTATCATTTTTATAGTCAATATTGATAATCCCACTTAGTTCAGGATTTCTTAATAGCTCTTCACTCAATAAATCTTCGATATTTTTTTGAATACTACGTTTTAATGGACGAGCTCCATATTCTTTAATACTTCCATCTTCAACAATTTTCGCCATCGCTTTTTTAGTAAGTTTGATAGTTATATTTCTGTCTTCTAAGCGTTTCGATAAACCTTTAATTAATAATTCAGATATTTTTTCTAATTCTTCTTTTTCTAGAGTTTTGAAGACTATAATATCATCAATACGGTTTAAAAATTCCGGACGATATTGTTTTTTCAATGCTTCCATCATTGTATTTTGAACATTTTTATAATCATTTTTAATTGATTCACTTCCTCCAAAACCAACAAATTTCTGATCTTTAAGTTCACTAACTCCAACATTTGAAGTCATAATGATAATTGTGTTTTTAAAATCGATTGTTCGACCAGAAGCATCTGTTAAACGACCATCATCTAATACTTGTAGTAAAATATTAAATATTGATGGATGTGCTTTTTCTATTTCATCAAATAATACTACAGAATAAGGTTTCTGACGGACTTGTTCTGATAATTGGCCTGCTTCTTCATAACCAACATATCCTGGAGGAGCTCCAACTAATCTACTAATTGAATGAGGTTCCATATATTCACTCATATCAATTCTTATCATATTATCTTCAGAACTAAACAATGCTTCTGATAAACTTTTAGCAAGTTCTGTTTTCCCTACACCAGTTGGCCCTAAGAAAATGAAACTTCCTATTGGACGGTTTTCCGCCTTGAAGCCACTTCTTGCACGTCTAACTGCTTTAGCAAGGCTAGTTACTGCCTCATCTTGACCGATTACGCGCTCATGAAGAATTTCTTCAAGTTTTAATAATCTTTCACTTTCTGTCTCAGTAAGCTTAGTAACCGGAACTCCTGTCCATGCTGCTAATACCTCCGCTACATGATCTGATGTGATTTTTATTTTTTCTTTACTCAAGCTATCTTGCCAAGAAATTTTAAATTGCTCTATTTTATTTATAATTTGATTAACTTCATCACGTTTTTGTGCTGCAATCTCAAACTCTTGATTCATTACCGCTCGATCTTTTTCTTTATTTAAACGACTAAGTTCTTCTTCATATTCTTTAAGTTTTTCTGGTGATTTGTAAAATCTTAATTTAACTTTTGAACATGCCTCATCAATCAAATCAATAGCTTTATCTGGTAAACATCTATCAGTTATATATGTTGTACTTAGTTTCACAGCAGCATCTATCGCCTCATCTGAAATCTCTACATTATGATGCTCTTCATATTTATGACGTAATCCTTTTAATATTTCTATAGAATTTTCCGTACTAGGTTCTTCTACTTTAATCGGTTGGAAACGGCGCTCTAAAGCTGCATCTTTTTCAAAGTATTTTCTATACTCTTCTGTTGTAGTTGCACCTATA comes from the Gemella morbillorum genome and includes:
- the rnr gene encoding ribonuclease R; translation: MSEIILSLFKEHKVLSIEDLKEKLNIESAKDFVELIKHVEKLEQKSTIVQLPNEKFLYVKEQLGLEGIIRLHQKGFAFVYVESLGIEVYIPKGFTQSAMTGDKVFVKIDSVYKDERNLEGIVQKILERNTKYTVGTLTNAKFFSFVKSDDKNIEKYIKIINSKNFNLVDGTKVLVEITDYSKVSFEDHKGIIIKTLGHKDDPGMDILSVIYKHGVPNEFPKEVEEQTNAISDEITMDDSYRDCTKEMIVTIDGDDAKDLDDAVSVVKTKKGYRLKVFIADVSRYVTEDSPLDKEAANRGCSVYLADRVVPMLPRKLSNNICSLNPDVLRYTICCDIDFSEKGFPESYDIYPAIIKSKGRLTYKKVNEVYENVAETVEEYKPYLSMLKTALELSKKIRTNREKRGAIDFDKEESKIIVDSNGDALDIVLRERGISERLIEDFMLSANEIIGEHFYWMQVPFIYRIHEEPKIEKLRQFFDISASLGYRTKGKVDEISPYILANMLKKFKGEVVEPMLSTILLRTMNQARYSTSNIGHFALSTKYYTHFTSPIRRYPDLLVHRMIRKYLFEGDVSEKTLEHYACKLPELAESSSEYEKRAVDCEREVDKMKKCEYMLKYQEQSFRGMVSSVTNFGIFITLESKGIEGLVHIKTMNDDYYTYDQKNMILIGRRNKKIYRLGDEVIVKVANVDLENQEIDFKILKHKSLIKKK
- a CDS encoding PIN/TRAM domain-containing protein, which gives rise to MLKKVLIVVSLFLGITIGTLSTGILLNYNVFPTMNETTLRLVVTIGTTVVFVLMSLLFSDKFVTTMKRIEDRLSKTPIQKIVFTTIGLILGLLVAALLSAAVDVIAGAGIMGRIISSVIYIVFGYLGLILGYRRGGEFISIFDAFRFSNRNKDKEAKQKSKKLQEVMAKVIDTSALIDSRIHDVAKTGFLEGKIIVPDFVLKELQLISDSEDPLKRAKGRLGLDCVEDLQKMKEIDLEIDNHYKYSEHKGVDNLLIDYALKYKCAIITTDYNLNKLATLQSIKVLNVNDLSNAVKPILTTGERLKVQVLREGKENNQGVAYTEDGTMIVVENGKRYVGKNIEVEVQSVLQTSSGRIIFTKIV
- the secG gene encoding preprotein translocase subunit SecG: MHTFLMATAMISSILIIIVVLLQESKSGGLSGLTGGAEELFGKQKVRGAELVLQRITIVLAVIFVISLVCLTWLKL
- the radA gene encoding DNA repair protein RadA, whose amino-acid sequence is MAKVNVKYECNACGYQSLKYMGRCPSCKKWASMEEVVETPQKKTKHTAFIPTSSDTERLEAGKLKSVSTQDVPRTLTDSQELNRVLGGGVVGGSLVLLGGDPGIGKSTLLLQISAYLAKEHDVLYVTGEESVRQVKIRADRLKNNTDELYVYAQTDLNLIYEVVKKVKPKFLVIDSIQTIYNPNLENSPGSITQVRECTQQLMKIAKSLNIAIFIVGHVTKEGTIAGPRMLEHMVDTVLYFEGEGQHSYRMLRAVKNRFGSTNEIGIFEMKSSGLEDLANPSQMFLEERSKNLAGATIISTMEGSRALLVEIQSLTTPTAFNNPRRVSSGLEYNKLILLMAVLEKKVGYLLQQQDVYVKVSGGVRIDDPAVDLGVVVAVASSFKDIAVDMNDCFIGEVGLTGEVRRVSRIEQRISEAKKHGFKRAIVPAGNMKNAEFPPGIEIIPVKDIRECLDIAFGSIF